A portion of the Leptospira kobayashii genome contains these proteins:
- a CDS encoding HipA N-terminal domain-containing protein: protein MRRGKVYFQNIQAGFVGEDEEGYFFQYDSEYLRHANSSSISFTLPKREEIYRSKTLFPFFDGLIPEGWLLEITIKEWKLDPRDRLSLLLSVCQDCIGAVSVVGEE from the coding sequence ATGAGAAGAGGTAAGGTCTATTTTCAAAACATACAGGCCGGATTTGTGGGAGAAGATGAAGAAGGGTATTTTTTTCAGTATGATTCAGAATACCTTCGGCATGCGAATTCTTCCTCAATCAGTTTCACTCTTCCCAAAAGAGAAGAAATTTACCGTTCCAAAACTTTGTTCCCATTTTTTGACGGGTTGATCCCGGAAGGATGGCTTCTCGAAATTACAATCAAAGAATGGAAGCTTGATCCCAGAGATCGACTTTCTTTATTGTTAAGTGTATGCCAGGATTGTATCGGAGCTGTCAGTGTCGTCGGAGAAGAGTGA
- a CDS encoding type II toxin-antitoxin system HipA family toxin yields the protein MNCYFCAKPSEKPFHSVCAKKLFGKSSYPSLSLEFSEIQELAKQNVLSRVTVPGVQPKISLELKLQDKNVSRLTIVGFMGDYILKPPSLQFRNLPENEHLTMLLAEEFGIDTAVSSLIPLKSGELSFLSKRFDRHNRRKLAQEDFCQLSERLTEDKYKGSYEGIGKLIRQYTNAPGIETVRFFELVIFSYLTGNSDMHLKNFSLLTEEDGNIRLAPAYDLLSITIFHKEDPEELALSLNGKKNKIQRKDILSFGESLKIHPIALEKILERIRSMEERLLARISNYPFCKEILSEYSELIRKRYRILFA from the coding sequence ATGAATTGTTATTTTTGTGCGAAACCATCCGAAAAACCGTTTCATTCGGTTTGCGCTAAAAAACTTTTCGGTAAGTCTTCTTATCCTTCTCTTTCATTGGAATTTTCCGAGATTCAAGAATTAGCAAAACAGAATGTACTTTCCCGGGTCACTGTCCCGGGTGTTCAACCGAAGATTTCTTTGGAGTTGAAGCTCCAGGATAAAAATGTAAGCAGACTTACAATCGTGGGATTTATGGGAGACTATATTTTAAAACCGCCTTCGCTTCAGTTTCGAAATCTACCTGAAAACGAACATTTGACTATGTTGCTTGCGGAAGAATTCGGAATCGATACGGCGGTTTCTTCTCTGATCCCGCTTAAATCGGGAGAACTTTCTTTTTTAAGCAAACGTTTCGATCGACATAACCGTCGTAAATTGGCGCAAGAGGATTTTTGTCAATTATCAGAGCGACTAACAGAAGATAAATACAAAGGATCTTATGAGGGGATAGGAAAATTGATCCGTCAGTATACGAATGCGCCGGGAATTGAAACGGTTCGTTTTTTCGAATTGGTAATTTTTTCCTATCTGACGGGAAACTCGGATATGCATCTGAAGAATTTTTCCCTTCTAACGGAAGAAGACGGAAATATCAGATTGGCTCCGGCTTATGATTTGCTTTCCATAACAATTTTTCATAAAGAAGATCCGGAAGAGTTGGCACTCAGCCTGAACGGAAAGAAAAATAAAATCCAAAGAAAAGATATTTTATCCTTTGGAGAATCCTTGAAAATCCATCCAATTGCTCTGGAAAAAATTTTGGAGAGAATCCGATCTATGGAAGAGAGGTTACTGGCCCGGATTTCCAATTATCCGTTCTGCAAAGAAATACTTTCCGAATATTCCGAATTGATTAGAAAAAGATATAGGATTCTATTTGCCTAA
- the hrpB gene encoding ATP-dependent helicase HrpB has translation MQNTSERYPIQDHLDEILDSLQKHNLTVLEAPPGSGKTTVLPIEILRSGKFKKKILILEPRRLAARNAAIRMSRVLGEEVGNTIGYRIRFESKIGKDTKLELVTDGILSKMLVEDPELSDYELIVFDEFHERNLDSDFCFALCRRCTEIFRPDLKILVMSATLEGTDWKAKEIQANRIQTSGRMFPVNIRYTGSSGRRVTDRIGELIPQILSQSEGDVLVFFSGVSEIHTAERILSDVFANKAISNISILKLYGEMRLENQVEVFSPPKQGQRKLILSTNIAETSLTIPGVKIVVDTGFCKRMIFDPRSGLSRLEKKRISLNSAKQRSGRAGRESEGTAIRLWSEEEEKDFPISHPPEILEADVSGLVLLSKKWGEELNDLPLLDKPSQGAVKESVAILQTLGLLDQKEKITDLGISTLRLPLSARLSAMCCLFNGSDLPLAKLSALLSEKDILGTSGTNLKFLSRWEAWQKGNVSDFNLKSRIEQSIRQIEKILNDLPEKPKQNLSIAGALSFAFPDRIAKRRTADSNKYKLFNGKGAVLADAGGLDLPEWILVLDSDGDGTEAKVRLYCELNEEEILKLHSEKVSEHLNPVIEETERKTKLIRFVQNKFLGEIILSRSAKSTGFSKEEKGEAVISFWRKESFYPYFEKDDKISSFLNRILILKENGFSFPEFSEEKLQEEIGDWLLPFYSLESASLDPYKLDFLNALSSRLTYSELEILKKETPTHLTVPSGSTIPIEYSREGASVSVKLQEMFGMRKVPKIAGGKVEILLHLLSPARRPVQVTRDLENFWDVTYHEVKKELKGRYPRHPWPDSPWEAVPTKKTKNRS, from the coding sequence ATGCAAAACACCTCTGAGCGATATCCCATCCAAGACCATCTGGATGAAATTTTAGATTCACTCCAAAAACACAATCTAACCGTGCTGGAAGCCCCTCCCGGTTCCGGTAAAACCACTGTTTTGCCGATTGAAATCTTACGATCGGGAAAATTCAAAAAAAAAATTCTGATTTTGGAACCTCGTCGCCTTGCAGCGCGTAATGCGGCGATCCGGATGAGTCGGGTTTTGGGAGAAGAAGTCGGCAACACAATCGGTTATCGGATTCGGTTTGAATCCAAAATCGGCAAAGATACGAAACTGGAACTAGTTACCGACGGGATTCTTTCCAAGATGTTAGTCGAAGATCCGGAACTTTCCGATTATGAATTGATTGTTTTTGATGAATTTCACGAGAGAAATCTGGATTCTGATTTTTGTTTTGCACTTTGCCGAAGATGCACCGAGATCTTCCGACCCGATCTGAAAATTCTAGTTATGTCCGCAACACTCGAAGGGACAGATTGGAAAGCCAAAGAGATTCAGGCAAATAGGATCCAAACAAGCGGCAGGATGTTCCCGGTTAATATTCGTTATACTGGATCTTCCGGAAGAAGAGTAACCGACAGGATCGGAGAACTGATTCCGCAAATCCTATCACAGTCGGAAGGAGATGTTCTTGTTTTTTTCTCAGGGGTTTCCGAAATCCATACAGCGGAACGCATACTAAGCGATGTTTTTGCAAATAAAGCAATCTCAAACATATCCATATTGAAACTTTACGGTGAAATGCGTTTGGAAAATCAAGTGGAAGTATTTTCACCTCCGAAACAGGGCCAAAGAAAATTAATCCTCTCCACAAATATTGCGGAAACTTCTCTCACCATCCCCGGAGTAAAGATCGTAGTGGACACCGGGTTTTGCAAAAGAATGATTTTTGATCCCAGATCGGGGCTTTCCCGGTTGGAAAAAAAAAGAATCAGCTTGAATTCCGCCAAACAGAGATCAGGCCGTGCAGGAAGGGAATCGGAAGGAACCGCGATTCGACTTTGGTCCGAAGAAGAAGAAAAGGATTTTCCCATTTCCCACCCTCCCGAAATTTTGGAAGCGGATGTGTCCGGACTAGTCTTACTTTCTAAAAAATGGGGAGAAGAATTAAACGATCTACCCCTTCTCGATAAACCTTCGCAAGGTGCCGTTAAAGAGTCTGTTGCCATTTTACAAACATTAGGTTTGCTTGATCAGAAGGAGAAAATCACCGATCTGGGGATCTCTACTTTACGCCTTCCCCTTTCCGCAAGACTTTCCGCTATGTGCTGTCTGTTCAACGGAAGTGATCTTCCTCTTGCAAAATTATCCGCTCTGCTCTCCGAAAAGGATATTTTGGGGACTTCCGGAACCAACCTTAAGTTTTTGTCCCGGTGGGAAGCATGGCAAAAAGGAAATGTATCCGATTTCAATTTAAAATCCAGAATCGAACAAAGCATTCGCCAGATAGAAAAGATCCTGAATGATTTACCCGAAAAACCGAAACAAAATCTCTCGATTGCAGGAGCCTTAAGTTTCGCATTTCCGGACAGAATCGCAAAACGAAGAACAGCTGATTCGAATAAATACAAATTATTCAATGGGAAAGGTGCGGTTCTTGCGGATGCGGGGGGCTTAGATTTGCCGGAATGGATACTTGTATTGGATTCGGACGGAGATGGAACGGAAGCGAAGGTTCGTCTTTATTGCGAATTGAACGAAGAGGAAATATTAAAACTTCATTCCGAAAAAGTTTCGGAACACCTAAATCCCGTTATAGAGGAAACGGAGAGAAAAACGAAATTAATTCGTTTCGTGCAAAATAAGTTTTTGGGAGAAATCATTCTTTCCCGCTCGGCAAAATCCACCGGTTTTTCCAAAGAGGAAAAAGGAGAAGCTGTCATATCCTTTTGGAGAAAAGAATCTTTTTATCCCTATTTCGAAAAGGATGATAAAATCTCTTCCTTTCTGAATCGTATCCTGATCTTAAAAGAAAACGGATTTTCTTTCCCCGAATTTTCGGAAGAAAAACTCCAGGAAGAAATAGGAGATTGGTTACTCCCCTTTTATTCTTTGGAATCCGCTTCCTTAGATCCGTACAAGCTTGATTTTTTGAATGCATTGTCTTCCCGGCTGACCTATTCCGAATTGGAAATACTAAAAAAGGAAACGCCTACTCACCTAACTGTGCCCAGCGGGTCAACGATTCCGATCGAATACTCCCGGGAAGGAGCATCCGTTTCCGTGAAATTGCAAGAGATGTTCGGAATGCGTAAAGTCCCGAAGATTGCAGGTGGAAAGGTGGAAATACTACTCCATTTGCTTTCTCCGGCAAGACGTCCCGTACAAGTGACCCGGGACTTGGAAAATTTTTGGGACGTGACTTATCACGAAGTCAAAAAAGAATTAAAGGGCAGATACCCGAGACACCCCTGGCCGGATTCTCCCTGGGAAGCAGTTCCTACAAAGAAAACGAAGAACAGAAGTTAA
- a CDS encoding STAS domain-containing protein, with amino-acid sequence MKSLLIHLSGHLSAELGSDLYLRIKDASLTPHLFCIDLSALDSVDEVGVEYLKKISSRTKETGSKVALSGVSEEWKKVLEEFGIGSLFPGFKSSAEAKEDLEKNLITELPANQARPDLEEKPLPISAPEPEETEISLEREVEIKTVFCPECGQTLKWSRPGDYKCPSCSSKFLINPKGWVSVYERLI; translated from the coding sequence TTGAAGTCCTTACTTATTCATCTTTCCGGTCATCTTTCTGCTGAACTTGGTTCCGATCTCTATTTGAGAATCAAGGATGCAAGTCTCACCCCCCATTTATTTTGTATTGATTTATCCGCATTGGATTCCGTGGACGAAGTGGGGGTTGAGTATCTGAAAAAGATCTCTTCCCGCACCAAAGAAACAGGGTCCAAAGTCGCTCTTTCCGGAGTTTCCGAAGAATGGAAAAAGGTTCTGGAAGAATTCGGGATCGGTTCTTTATTCCCGGGTTTTAAAAGCAGTGCCGAAGCGAAAGAGGACTTGGAAAAAAATCTAATCACCGAACTTCCTGCAAACCAAGCAAGGCCCGACTTAGAGGAAAAACCGCTTCCGATTTCTGCTCCTGAGCCCGAAGAGACTGAGATTTCTTTGGAGAGAGAAGTGGAAATCAAGACGGTATTCTGTCCGGAGTGCGGCCAAACTTTGAAATGGTCCAGACCAGGAGATTATAAATGTCCTTCTTGTTCTTCCAAATTTCTAATCAATCCGAAAGGATGGGTTTCCGTTTACGAAAGACTCATTTAA
- a CDS encoding helix-turn-helix transcriptional regulator, giving the protein MEDQDLIQFVKNQRKKHKMSQEDLARTTGVGLRFVRDLEQGKKSLRLDKLNQVLSAFGHEMVPRRTKRSWENP; this is encoded by the coding sequence ATGGAAGACCAGGATCTCATTCAATTTGTAAAAAACCAACGCAAAAAGCACAAAATGAGCCAAGAGGATTTGGCTCGTACGACCGGTGTGGGGCTTAGGTTTGTACGGGATTTGGAACAAGGCAAAAAGAGCCTTCGGCTGGATAAACTCAACCAAGTTCTATCCGCCTTTGGTCATGAAATGGTTCCCCGTCGTACCAAAAGATCCTGGGAAAATCCATGA